From Gemmatimonadales bacterium, one genomic window encodes:
- a CDS encoding polysaccharide deacetylase family protein — protein sequence MSRLLVAVLRAAGLLLYRLRLHRAVMWLGRRHPKVLLYHACEPVEGPATYGLASNTPPARFAADLDFLRRHYTVVPLSALESGRAPRRAAAITFDDGYRSVYEHAFPLLRERGMPATVYLVTDVVGTGGMVWVNELNWLLHERGEVARPAAARALGCPAGATPEALLDAARARYDAEVVRALLAEIRAATGPPPADLPRMHLSWDEVAQMRAQGISFGNHTASHPNLARLSAADQRASMVRARDVLRERIGAPTSLAYPFGDHDATSRALAVETGHVSVMEVGGINAPLDLTRVARTPVQARSDAELFAELEVIGPVKGWLRRLTRS from the coding sequence GTGAGCCGCCTCCTGGTCGCCGTGCTCCGGGCGGCCGGCCTGCTGCTCTACCGGCTGCGGCTCCACCGCGCCGTGATGTGGCTCGGCCGCCGCCATCCCAAGGTCCTGCTGTACCACGCCTGCGAGCCGGTCGAGGGCCCCGCCACCTACGGGCTGGCCTCGAACACCCCGCCCGCCCGGTTCGCGGCCGACCTCGACTTCCTGCGCCGGCACTACACCGTGGTGCCGCTGTCGGCGCTCGAGTCCGGGCGCGCGCCCCGGCGCGCCGCGGCCATCACCTTCGACGACGGCTACCGCTCGGTGTACGAGCACGCGTTCCCGCTGCTGCGCGAGCGCGGGATGCCGGCGACCGTCTACCTCGTCACCGACGTGGTCGGCACCGGCGGCATGGTCTGGGTCAACGAGCTGAACTGGCTGCTGCACGAGCGGGGCGAGGTCGCGCGGCCGGCCGCCGCGCGGGCCCTGGGCTGCCCGGCCGGCGCGACGCCGGAGGCGCTGCTCGACGCCGCGCGGGCGCGCTACGACGCCGAGGTCGTTCGCGCGCTGCTGGCGGAGATCCGGGCGGCAACGGGGCCGCCGCCCGCCGATCTGCCGCGCATGCACCTGAGCTGGGACGAGGTCGCCCAGATGCGCGCGCAGGGCATCAGCTTCGGCAACCACACCGCGAGCCACCCGAACCTGGCCCGGCTGAGCGCCGCCGACCAGCGCGCCTCCATGGTGCGGGCCCGCGACGTGCTGCGCGAGCGGATCGGCGCGCCGACCTCGCTCGCCTATCCGTTCGGCGACCACGACGCGACGTCCCGCGCCCTGGCCGTCGAGACGGGCCACGTGTCCGTGATGGAGGTGGGCGGCATCAACGCGCCGCTCGACCTCACCCGCGTGGCGCGCACGCCCGTCCAGGCGCGCTCCGACGCCGAGCTGTTCGCCGAGCTCGAGGTGATCGGGCCGGTGAAAGGGTGGCTGCGGCGGCTCACGCGCTCCTGA
- a CDS encoding formyl transferase has translation MRLVLLTGQGPEHRYVTGVLSRAFPDELAAVVVAEPPRRSALARWRSYRRRYTLAQIASRVRAKVYARLTGRAARWAAAAGRTLFAGADDGAMPRPDLVRVFPGHNGPECLAFLAGLKPDVIAVYGTGVIREGVMRLAGRAILNLHTGVSPRYRGSDSVFWALHNAEPEWVGATVHVLSQALDAGGIIATVRTPIAGDEDEATLFFKTVAAGAQLYVETIRQAAAGAARPVPQRLEEGREYRFVDRTVAAERRVERLLRGGLLARYAASRRP, from the coding sequence ATGCGCCTCGTCCTGCTGACCGGCCAAGGGCCCGAACACCGATACGTGACCGGGGTGCTCTCCCGCGCCTTCCCGGACGAGCTCGCGGCCGTCGTGGTGGCGGAGCCGCCGAGGCGCTCGGCGCTGGCCCGGTGGCGCAGCTACCGCCGCCGCTACACCCTCGCCCAGATCGCCTCGCGGGTGCGGGCGAAGGTGTACGCGCGGCTCACCGGCCGCGCCGCGCGGTGGGCGGCCGCGGCGGGCCGCACCCTGTTCGCGGGCGCCGACGACGGCGCGATGCCGCGCCCCGACCTGGTGCGCGTGTTCCCGGGCCACAACGGCCCCGAGTGCCTGGCGTTCCTCGCGGGGCTCAAGCCCGACGTCATCGCGGTGTATGGCACGGGGGTGATCCGCGAGGGCGTGATGCGGCTGGCGGGGCGCGCCATCCTCAACCTCCACACCGGCGTGTCCCCCCGCTACCGCGGCTCCGACTCGGTCTTCTGGGCGCTCCACAACGCGGAGCCGGAGTGGGTCGGCGCGACCGTGCACGTCCTCAGCCAGGCGCTCGACGCGGGCGGCATCATCGCGACGGTGCGCACGCCCATCGCGGGCGACGAGGACGAGGCCACACTGTTCTTCAAGACCGTGGCGGCCGGGGCGCAGCTGTACGTGGAGACGATCCGCCAGGCGGCCGCGGGAGCCGCCCGGCCGGTGCCGCAGCGGCTCGAGGAGGGACGGGAGTACCGGTTCGTCGATCGCACCGTGGCCGCGGAGCGCCGCGTCGAGCGGCTGCTCCGGGGCGGGCTGCTGGCGCGGTACGCGGCCTCGCGGCGGCCGTGA